A window of Nocardiopsis sp. Huas11 genomic DNA:
CTCCGCTGATCATCACGCACGGCTGGCCCGGGTCGGTGCTGGAGTACCTGAACGCGATCGACGCGCTGACCGAGCCGGAGTCGCCGCAGGATCCGGCCTTCCACGTGGTACTGCCCTCGATGCCCGGCTTCGGCTTCTCCGGCCCCACCCGCGACCGGGGCTGGGACACCGTCCGCATCGCGCGAGCGTGGGTGGAGCTGATGGCCCGCCTGGGGTACGAGTCCTACGGGGCGATGGGCAACGACGGCGGCTCGATGGTCTCCCCGGAGGTCGGCCGGCTGGACCCGGAGCGCGTGATCGGTGTGCACGTCACCCAGCTGTTCTCGTTCCCCTCGGGCGACCCGGCCGAGTTCGCGAACCTGAGCGAGGAGGACCAGGGCGCGCTCGCGCACCTGCAGTGGTTCTACGAGAACAAGTTCTCCTTCAACCAGGTGCACAGCCAGCAGCCGCTGACCCTGGCCTACGCGCTGGCCGACTCCCCCGCGGGACTGCTGGCGTGGAACAGCCAGCTGATGGACGAGGAGCTGGACGACGAGTTCGTGGTCGCCAACGCGGCAATGTACTGGCTGACCGGGACGGCGGCCTCGTCGATCCGCTTCTACTTCGAGAACGCCCACGCCGAGCCGGCCGACGCCGGGCCGACGACCGTGCCGACCGCGCTGGCGATGTTCGAGGGCGACTTCCGGTCCATCCGCGCCTTCGCCGAGCGCGACCACGGCAACATCGTCCGCTGGAACTCCTACGGGGAGGGCGGCCACTACGCCGCCCACGCCGCCACCGCCACGCTCGTCGCCGACGTCAGAGAATTCTTCGCCGAAGGCGTCCGTTGAGGGTGGTAGGCCTGCCCCCGCGCAGCGCCCCCAGGCCGATGGCGGGCGACGGGTGGGCTTCGCCGCAGGCGTCCGTTGAGGGTGGTAGGCCTGCCCCCGCGCAGCGCCCCCAGGCCGATGGCGGGCGACGGGTGGGCTTCGCCGCAGGCGTCCGTTGAGGGTGGTAGGCCTGCCCCCCGCACAGCGCCCCCAGGCCGATGGCGGGCGACGGGCGGGAGTTCTTCGCCGCAGGCGTCCGTTGAGGGTGGTAGGCCTGCCCCCCGCACAGCGCCCCCAGGCCGATGGCGGGCGACGGGCGGGCTATGCCGAGGCCGGGCGGTAGGCCGAGGATCGCGGCGGGGACACGCGAAACGGGGCCGTGCGGCACGATGCCGCACGGCCCCAGTAGCCTGGTCCCCGACCGCGCCCCGCACACCTGAGACGTAGGCAGATGCCCGACACCACCGAGTACGAAGCGACCTTCGCGTTCGTCGAC
This region includes:
- a CDS encoding epoxide hydrolase family protein, with amino-acid sequence MRTPEILPARIDIPQARLDDLADRLRRTLRPDALPDAGADYGVPADRVERLREYWLEKFDWRALEARLNAYPQFTTEIDGANVHFLHVRSSREDATPLIITHGWPGSVLEYLNAIDALTEPESPQDPAFHVVLPSMPGFGFSGPTRDRGWDTVRIARAWVELMARLGYESYGAMGNDGGSMVSPEVGRLDPERVIGVHVTQLFSFPSGDPAEFANLSEEDQGALAHLQWFYENKFSFNQVHSQQPLTLAYALADSPAGLLAWNSQLMDEELDDEFVVANAAMYWLTGTAASSIRFYFENAHAEPADAGPTTVPTALAMFEGDFRSIRAFAERDHGNIVRWNSYGEGGHYAAHAATATLVADVREFFAEGVR